A genomic region of Magnolia sinica isolate HGM2019 chromosome 6, MsV1, whole genome shotgun sequence contains the following coding sequences:
- the LOC131249826 gene encoding uncharacterized protein LOC131249826 — protein sequence MEGIREAALVHFDNASPLERDRMVAMFLSMDTDEDGRISKTEFQELMNKYMPTNEISWLFNELDQDGSGSLEFGEFKTYYYAIISRPVCDCCKELVAGLYYCCVRCWEMHLSDVHDLFQPFQVCVQCFLSKLFQHDHTEFLDHHVLFRSKEISALTREKKVKENLEMEAALKAGRSYYLALSETGKNVAYNLFAEMDVDGDGKVSVNELISFLTDEETQLDNACKVIQGMDLSGDRYLSIEDVGALMYISLMRPCCDRCKARIMGTYYSCVVCHNMSTNGADNDTYDLCPECYCSGEFQHEHDLFLDNFALLRVKNELPGQGSVSSSNGGGQGAAASSSGGGQEMAASSSGGGQKTARSSSAGGQETATSCSGGGQGTGKEEEGTKNLSKREMLEIMAHAATVTGVTLHVAAGSLCSIM from the exons ATGGAAGGCATCCGCGAAGCGGCGTTGGTGCACTTCGACAACGCATCGCCCTTGGAAAGGGACCGCATGGTTGCGATGTTCCTCAGCATGGACACGGACGAGGATGGACGGATATCGAAGACAGAGTTTCAAGAACTCATGAACAAGTACATGCCCACGAACGAGATATCGTGGCTCTTCAACGAGCTCGACCAGGATGGGAGCGGGTCACTTGAGTTTGGCGAGTTCAAAACATACTACTACGCCATCATTAGTAGGCCAGTATGTGATTGTTGCAAGGAATTAGTCGCAGGCTTGTATTATTGCTGTGTTAGGTGCTGGGAAATGCACCTCAGCGATGTCCATGATCTCTTCCAGCCGTTCCAGGTGTGCGTTCAATGCTTCTTGAGTAAATTGTTCCAGCACGACCACACCGAGTTCTTGGACCATCACGTGCTCTTTCGATCCAAGGAGATATCG GCACTGACGAGAGAGAAGAAAGTGAAAGAGAATCTGGAGATGGAGGCCGCACTCAAAGCTGGCCGTTCATATTACCTGGCCCTTTCGGAGACTGGAAAGAATGTCGCATACAACTTGTTTGCAGAAATGGACGTAGACGGCGACGGCAAGGTGAGTGTGAATGAGCTTATCAGCTTCCTAACTGATGAGGAGACGCAATTGGACAACGCATGTAAGGTGATCCAAGGCATGGACCTTTCTGGGGACCGTTACCTTAGCATCGAGGACGTTGGGGCCTTGATGTACATCTCCTTGATGCGGCCATGTTGTGACAGGTGTAAGGCCAGGATCATGGGCACGTACTACAGCTGCGTTGTGTGCCACAACATGTCGACGAATGGAGCCGATAATGATACATATGACCTTTGCCCCGAGTGTTACTGTAGCGGGGAGTTTCAGCATGAGCATGACCTCTTCTTGGATAATTTCGCCTTGCTTCGTGTCAAAAACGAGCTG ccaGGGCAAGGATCGGTCTCGAGTTCCAACGGAGGAGGGCAAGGGGCGGCCGCAAGTTCCAGCGGAGGAGGGCAAGAGATGGCCGCGAGTTCCAGTGGAGGAGGGCAAAAGACGGCCAGAAGTTCCAGTGCTGGAGGGCAAGAGACGGCCACGAGTTGCAGTGGTGGAGGGCAAGGGACGGGTAAGGAGGAGGAAGGCACGAAGAACTTGTCCAAGCGTGAGATGCTGGAAATAATGGCTCATGCTGCTACTGTAACTGGTGTTACTCTACATGTCGCTGCAGGCTCACTCTGTAGCATCATGTAA